caactgatgatactgatttataagcacactgtcaattcactgctgctggttgtactatattacactaagttacacgtagattatgttatttttcagcccatctaacccaaaagagtaattgtgtgcaacagatgcatgtactcaccagagaggggcatctggtcagactgtgttactggacttgtactggtactggctctgctcaactgttggttgctctggctgcttggagaaCTGTctaagacatgttgttggccttactaaaggacagatagtagtaatatttaaacacagacatcacatagctcattctgggtatattattacctaacataattatatcctcagtagccattgatatattttaaactgttcctttctcaatataatgcagtacaccatgactaagacccactatgaaatcaatgatgaacaaggtgtagtgtatagtcatcGCCTTttccaaaacatcaacaaaaatgtagagacgATTCTTTGAAgttgtcaggccgagactcaaagcaggactcagaatgcagagatgacaaaaggctttatttggattcttcagagatccctcacagagtgacaaacaaaatggctacaaaaaacCTAGACGTTAATCTgactactgaaaacaaaaaactctccagaaggaggaaaactcaaatcaaagaaacaactcaaaaaaaaaaaaaaaaaccacaaaacactccgaatggaggaaaacctcaggactatGGATctaaactaagaaaagacttaacaaacaaaaactctctcttcgagaggattcacaggcttacttgaaaacttctttggttgaagacatgaaacaaggcacgagaacaggttgagtacgataacactctggcacaagacaaggggaacacagactacttaaacacatggagagaaataggggacaggtggacacaatcaggaatcagggaagacaatcagactggtgacacatgaggaagggcaagtgacctgaaacgagaggagagttacttttcaaaataaaacaggacatgacaggacaaaacaaccccaagacaagacaccctcaccacagTGTGAcagaagtataattcatagtagaactgctgtattggtctggattgattagtacaggtggacctaataagtagattttgactatgcacatttttttaatgtgaaagtttattctgtacaaattgaaacacatacttgtctttttgagcagtgacagacgtttcctggcttcaactggtctgaggaaaaaaaggaggtgactctcctgcaggtagctcaggtcctcaactcctaaacattgcagatgctccagcaaaggctcaggatCTCTCAGTTtgggcactgatttgatgaaagacagaagcggactctctgcatccatgactacgaggactagaagggatgaaaaatactgttactgtcagattttaatctttcaaactcgaGATGACTcggagtcaacaatgctatgcttaagtgaaattactcttgtcccacaaagcttgtacacatgcaaatggtaataatctagtttctgctcaggcttccaacatttcatgcttgtttcacttcatacaatgcaaatgctggcacataggacacgttatgaggtgtaacaaagtataagtgctggtcctgcatcacaagcatgagctcaatctgtctgaattcaagtgcctcaccttggttaaacacagaaagaccctttttgtactgagtgccttaCTACTGCATCTcagtagctgctcaacattgggttctttgactaaggtttctcctactgtggagcacactgcttcactgtacagttcagcatggaaaggagtggagttcttaaccaccagtttatgccatgaaatcaactctcaccacttatctgcagagagagagaaaaaaaagataaatcatgaaatttgccaaaatcaaaataaatgctattggttgtgaaaaagtcgacctaaaccgtgttagcagatctcccctcaataaactagaagatgatcgttagcttatcctttacatatttttcagtattgttttgaattccatgttgaccactgactagtgttgcaccaaaattaaaatttgaaaaaccttgaaaaaggcagagtaggtcgctcctcctatatttgtgagaggcaagaggaagatgaaaatattagttttaagaaagagtaactaGTTGAAATAAACCtttaccaaatctcagtatcatatataaaacatttgttctctcttctttggaataAAACccacttaaaatggcttattagcgacacctgcaagtggaggagtaggagcagtctgtgcggaaagaagactttaacattttgacacattatatcaaatccagcttcctattctagccagaaatcatgccatttcaagtcacACATTCAAGGTTATTGCCAAAAAACTAGTGAAAATATAGAAGAGGGTTgataatcgattattgttcattgttgcagctctaaacaaatgttgttcctctttctctccgcctgtgtcagtcagttcacaaaagtaaatgtaatgactccctgttaagtgctaagctaatgttagtgtaaataaaataaaaagtgtgtagtctggctgactactaacactcatagatacatatctatgactaacactggcagacgccacgtgaagacgccgccgccggccatacttttgtcatcgtcgttagctaacatttcaattgatgacatgctagcggattggttttgtcgactgagtaaagtcagaggcatggtggtaaataaagttaatactactcagcttcagtttgatacttgccttctgccttcgtccttcctccagcctcgacattagctgctgtttgctcaaagtttctgtgaccaaacgggaacagccgcgtggtggttgttgaccttgttaagcgtaacgtcaaagacggatgttcagtgtcccaacagccaatggcatgtcgtcttcttcttcttcttcttcttattcttcttcttcttcttcttctccaaccgtctctgtcgaccaatccaaacgggacccgtgcttttcaaagcacgcactccaatgacaaGTCGCcttcacgtttttttcttttgtgttatgtctcctgattacacgtgttttgttcagacatgctgtgaaataattcaagacgttgtgatttacattggattgtgtatatatatatatgtatatatatgtgtgtgtatatatgtacacacacacaatagcctacagtgttaaatagttattttactattaatttctcagtaattttaaatgattttttttaagttttaagttttgttgaattttacactttattccattaaataacagacaaatgtctgtaaaattacgatacatttgtgaacacattttaacaataaatatctgtatttctaatgtttttttttatatgcagttacaatgatttatttatttatttttgttatttcacatttaacatGTAAAGTCACATTGTATTTTCCttgattgtccagattgtttctgtattttaaaaatacagaaatgatctgtaaaaacaaacagtaaaattccgttatattactttttttttttttttttacagtgtatggtCTCATTTATAGTTGTAAGAATATTCTCACCTTGTAAGAATATCTTCAAATACATGTATAATTTCTCATACAAATGACAGACATGCTATTTGGTCTCATCCTCAGGCTGATATTGGTCAGCCCCACTGAAAACAAGAAAGTACAGTCTGTTGTTTGAAGTGAAGCTGGTTTACAATCTTTATTTTCATGAGAAAGCTACATAGAATTTAACACAACAATGATTTGACATTGTCTCCACAATATGACTGACATATGACTGAAATGTCTAACTGCAAATACTGAAGATCAAACTGCATGAGGCATGACTCAGTTCATCAGTCATGTGACCTGTTGCAGTATCacacagattaaagaaaaacatgcaggctgaaaaataaaagatgtattACTATGGAGATGGTTTATAGCGCTCACATTTCTCTCCAGTCAGATGACGGTCACAGGTGAGCGTGAACTCGACCTCATAGCCAGATTTGCTGTTGGAGCAGGTCCATGTATGTGACCCACTTTCCACGGGTAGGTAACACTTTAACAGGAGGTCATCATAGTACAAATCCTCGTCCCAGACCTCCACCAACAAATCATGGTTTGTGTCCACCTTCAAGAGAAATATTTTAAGTCAGATTGGTTGTAATAATGTTATCTAACAGATTGAGTTTAATGGGTCATTTTAGATGCAGCATAAAGAACAGTGGAGCTGGGGTTGATGTGTCCAGATGTCCAGACAATATCCAACATTTCTAATTTAACCATTGCAATTAATATAGAAGAACTGCAATGGAATAACTCGCTGATATTAcatcatgcatttatttagaaTTATTGGTCATCACTGTATTTCACAGAAATAATTTTACTTGTTCTCtgtgaacacattcattttGCACTGTAATGCCTGACTCAATAAGAGTACAACAAAACCAATCTGGGGAAATGCAGCTATACTGACATCAGCAAAAAGGCAGTGGCTAGCTGTAGTCGACTGAACACTGCTGAACTAGAATACATTCAGAGGAACAAGGTTACTGACCGTGCCCAGATTAAAGTAAGAGTCCCACCGGGGGTAGTTTGACTCAATCATACGAGTCGTGCGCCTGATGGAACCATACTTGATCTTAGCATAGCTGTAGGTAGGAGAAAACAAAGCGACAGATGAAGTAACACTGCTGATACACCATCCTCAGACTTTAATCCCTGAGCTAACTCACCTGTCAGTCGGGCCAAGATGATCTCCTGCCAGACCCCAGGCTCGGTTCATGGTCACTTTCAGGGTCCCCTTGCGGGTCGCCAAGGGACAGCAGTTGAAAGACAAGTTAGGACTGTACCCACAAGACGGTGTTCTCCGTGAGTCTCTCACTACATTGTCCTTTAAGTACTGCTCAATAGCAGCCTTCATCCCTGCCTTTCGGCTCTCACTTGATATCAGCTCATATAATGGCCGAAGGGAGTATGAAACGACACCTGGGTGATCTTTCAGGCTACTCATCCAGTTGTGGAAGCCGCTGGAGTCTTCGTGGGTGAGTGAAAACTCCCCCAACCAACCAGAGCCACCTTCCACCTCTGTGTAGTGTTGGTGGAGACCACCGCCGAAGGCGACTGATCTACCCCGATTCTGCACGACTGAGGTACAAGACCCGAGGCTGGAACTTGCCAACTTCCCCAGACCGACAGAGAAACCGAGTGATAAACAGGAGTGAACCTGGaagacaggaggaaaaagaaaatgcttcaTATAGTCACTGGCTGCATTTACTGTAAATTGTAGTTTTACGATGAGCTGTGACCGACGATTATTGAGATTATAGGGTTTGAGATGTAATAGCTTAATAATCCTCACTGTTTGACGAGGTGAACGACTCAAATACTGTGTGCAGTACCTCATCTTCAGTGAATCCGTTCAATCTGGACAAACATATTCGTGCAGCTGTGATTCGCCTGAGTCGACCCCCAAGGTAAACCTGGGACAAGGTACATTgttgttgaaaaaaatgtacataaaataaagacatgaaTGTGGTGTGTGAGAGCATTAACCTGACGTATGTAGTGTGTGCCGTAGATCGCTATGAGCTGGTTGTACTCATCTTTGGTATAAGAGTTGTAGGAACTTGGCAAATCGGCCAAATCCTTACTGAACTCTGAACTGAGGGGAGGTTTTTTTGACACCCGATAACTAGAGACAAAGAGACTGTCTTAGCTATGCAAAACAATCTTTTATGACATAATGAACATATGTTGTGAAGCAGTATTGCTTGCAACCTACCTATAGTGACTGCAGGAGAGTCTTTGGGTGCTGAAGCTGAAGCGATCCTCACTGCTTCTTTGTTTGGCAAAGTTGTAAATATTGGAGTGTTTTCCTTCCACCCCCCCACTGAAGTAAAATGAATCTAAATTTAGGCcaacctgataaaaaaaaaaaaaaagaacaaaatataaaagtttatgaGCTGCTTAATTGTCTACAATAACAAGTTATTAAATCTGACCATACATGTTTGAAactatttacatgtaaatgaaaGACTTCCCCTTACCCCTGTTAGAGTAACAGATACAGAGTTAGTGAAGTGattgtttctcatttgaaaatTACGCACAGACATAAATTGGCTGTAATTGGCTTAGTCTGTGGATGAAAGAAGGGGGAAGGGGTTTCTGTCTGCCATTGTCTTCTGAAGGCTGTTGACAAGTAAGATTTATGtgtaatttgtaataaaatatgtaGATTGCTACCtatctccttcttcttcgtcttcaaGACCTTGAAACAGCActttgtggatttttatggaactaaaagtagtttttgctGGGTGGGAAGTGTGTGGTAGGGGCTGAAagacttcagattttttaaagtctaCTAGTCGATGACCtcacatataaaaacacaatagtaAGCAGCAGCTCGctaagcacaaaaacacaatgtcagctgagaacacaacagaactgaacagaaacacatgagcTCATCAATACTGTGTGTACTGCAGATATGTTTAGCTTATATTaatcagcaccatcaatagcatttaataataGCCTACTAACAGAATTTAAAAGTTCATGGCCTGTTGGAAGATAATGTAGCCAGGATAAAAGCGGTATGTCTCAGAATCCCATTTGTTGTTCAGCAGCTGAAGGTTTAATAAATTAAGAGTAGAGATCGAACGATATgaattttttagggccgatttatttatttttttacactgcaCACTGACTGATGGCCGATACATGCTGACAAAttttctgagctgatatttgTGGCTGacactgctttttctccctccatttacatgataaaaatggcACAATGATCACAAATGTCACAAGTcttaatttaaccaaaaacatacatttattgtggttgatcgacaacctgcactattaacttgccagagagagaaaaaaacgtcagctagcaaacgcctaagcacaaaaacacaacgtcagctaagaacacaacagaactgaaaaaaaaaaagctgtatcCTACTGTCACACCGCGGTGAGGTCAAGTTGGGTTTTTGTCCTGTCTCCACGTTTTGTTTTggtacttcctgttttattttgaaaagtaactctcctctcatTTCCGgttcacttgcccttcctcgtGTGTCTCTGGTCCGGAATCGGGCGTCCGGGAGTACATCGAGGCATGTTCGGTCTGCTCTCGCAACAAGATGTCCTCTGGGTCCCAAATGGGACTCCTATGTCCATCCCTTCCAGACCGTAGTCGGACATATCGATGGATTTTCATTGTCTTGAATTTTTGAACCTGAACTTTCTTAAAACATGCTATCAAGAAACCTAAACCCTTGCATCTGTGTCCTGCTCGTGACACCTACCTTCCACTTATGAATGTCCTGGGAGATGTAAGTGTCAACCAGTGAGCTGTGGAccaatttaaagttaaaaaaaaaaaaggacatgaaTCAAAATGCTCATTTTTAGACAGCTATGTGTGCTCATATAAACTCGATCATATACCTCAAGTTAGGCATGAAACAGAAAGTTGACTATCATGATAATTAAAGGCTGATCATAGAGTTGGCATCATGTGTATTAGCATGGCAAACATTTACATCTCtcagaatttatttgtttgatagTAAAATATTCACTGAGTGCAAGTCTGTGTCTCTGGATACTTAATATCTGTAGTGATTACAATAGTGTATAATACCATACCTAATAGAGGAGTGTGCGCTGTTTTTGATTTCAAAGCTACATTGGCTGTATGAACGCCAGTCGACTGCAGAGACTGGCATCTGAAAACGAAGCAGAGGACACCATCATTAGTATGTACACATAACGTGTGTAAAACTATTTAACTCTGTAACCGTTTGTTTATTGATTACTTTGCGCAGTCGTTTGCCAAGAGAAGGGCTGGAGTAGAGTTTGCAGGTGTCATTAGGGGTGAGATAGGTCATCACATCCACCACATATGACCCCTTTCGACGCAGGGTGACCATATCAAATCCCTCCCCCACCAGGTTGTAGCCTGGTACGAAGGGAGCAGAGATACACTGATTGCGATTCCCAACCTGCCAGGAGAGAACAGGGGAGTGGTacgacagaaagaggaagagactcaGGTAGAGAGAGTTGGGGGCTGATGAGGAGAGCATGGCTGGAGTCAAAGAGACTGAAATGTTACAGACAGAGAGTAGAAAAAGACATCACagaccgtaaaaaaaaaaactggctttgtgtatatttatatctatttaATGTGGTAGTTACAAatgttcaaacaaaaaaaaaacctctatcTAGTACATCCACATAGTTTATATAATTTTGTACAGCACTTTTAAAATACTAAACTTTACAGATACAAGATGAAAACGTTAAAATAAGTACGAGAGCAGCTATAATAAACagtgtaaaacataaaaagatgGGTTTTTAAAAAGGGATTTAAAGGTCTGATGGGGGACAGTAGAGAGTTCCAGAGCtttggagcagcagcagagaagacGCTGTCCCCTTAGGGACAATGTAGAAATGGGGCAAGTGTAGTGTAAAGTCTGTGATGTGCTAAAAAGAAGACGAATGAATAAGATGAATGCTGAATGACTTTGACGTCATGTATGAGTACAAGGTTGTATTGATTATGATGATATATCGAATAATAATACCTTTAGTttgatcatgtttgattataaggttataattgaattacaatgatatgtccaatcataatgtcattagcttgattacaacattaagtttgatatgatgtgccttcaccaggcatatgctactagaacacaaCGGGAGAGCGCTGGAATcaaaagtatatctactgtattcctCACAAGAGATTGTGTGTATGTAGAAGATAGTTGTGCTTATCGCACTtggtaaagttattttaaagaataatgagCTTAAGCGTGGACTAGAAGATAAGGGTGTAAAATGAACGGGAGTAACTTTGTGAAACTGGGAGCCTAGGGAAATTCCAAAACTACTGACGTAACTACAGGTGTTTGAacctgaggaaaaagaaagatcaCTCTGATGCTCTGGACTAGAGTCCTGATGATTTTTtgagactccaaagagaagTTATCTTCAGGCTGAATTGAACATCTTCCAAGGACTAAGTTTTACAAGGGTCTCCTATTTCGGAATAATTTGACACAACACAAGGCACCGATCAGGACAAGAAGAGAGGATATCATCACCCTCTAACACAGGggttttcaacttttttcaggccaaggactgaaaaatacattattattttgtattttgcattcaatattaagctatcgcttatccctttactaaaatatgttggattcatattaatgtgtatttaaagaaatgtggggagaaattaaaaaaaatatataaaaaatgattaattcttaatctatattaatcacgtttcattttgcatgagcaaacagactcaagaaagaaggggaTATATCTGCACTTCACGTGTTGattaaacagtttcaacaaaacaacttgaaacaactgaagtgctttttgtctttttttaaaccaacatttgtccattttaatgtgtccctgttgctactaagacaaactaacttgttgacattgtccaacgagaggagagctgacccCTCCTTATTTCcaatgttgctg
The nucleotide sequence above comes from Mugil cephalus isolate CIBA_MC_2020 chromosome 2, CIBA_Mcephalus_1.1, whole genome shotgun sequence. Encoded proteins:
- the LOC125003446 gene encoding perforin-1-like, which translates into the protein MLSSSAPNSLYLSLFLFLSYHSPVLSWQVGNRNQCISAPFVPGYNLVGEGFDMVTLRRKGSYVVDVMTYLTPNDTCKLYSSPSLGKRLRKMPVSAVDWRSYSQSHKLLYFVLFFFFYQVGLNLDSFYFSGGVEGKHSNIYNFAKQRSSEDRFSFSTQRLSCSHYSYRVSKKPPLSSEFSKDLADLPSSYNSYTKDEYNQLIAIYGTHYIRQVYLGGRLRRITAARICLSRLNGFTEDEVHSCLSLGFSVGLGKLASSSLGSCTSVVQNRGRSVAFGGGLHQHYTEVEGGSGWLGEFSLTHEDSSGFHNWMSSLKDHPGVVSYSLRPLYELISSESRKAGMKAAIEQYLKDNVVRDSRRTPSCGYSPNLSFNCCPLATRKGTLKVTMNRAWGLAGDHLGPTDSYAKIKYGSIRRTTRMIESNYPRWDSYFNLGTVDTNHDLLVEVWDEDLYYDDLLLKCYLPVESGSHTWTCSNSKSGYEVEFTLTCDRHLTGEKCERYKPSP